Proteins co-encoded in one Eremothecium sinecaudum strain ATCC 58844 chromosome VI, complete sequence genomic window:
- a CDS encoding Mg-dependent acid phosphatase (Syntenic homolog of Ashbya gossypii ADL361C; Non-syntenic homolog of Saccharomyces cerevisiae YER134C), which translates to MSPDLVAFDLDYTVWPCFCDSHLVPPFSPKQESDGSVLTVIDSAGFELSLFPEVPRILLHLYKSGVKLSTASRTWAPDVALDLLAMFKISQGPDTAPIALIDFFSSLQWGDKPKIHHIRQAIREIYGASQDTDSSLRDRNIYLFDDEPRNKDVEYYGVRYIPVNASKGTTWALFRKYIKDC; encoded by the coding sequence ATGTCTCCAGATCTTGTTGCATTTGACCTTGATTACACAGTTTGGCCATGTTTTTGTGATTCACATCTTGTTCCTCCATTCTCCCCCAAGCAAGAAAGCGACGGTTCTGTGCTTACAGTCATTGACTCTGCTGGCTTTGAGCTGTCATTATTTCCAGAAGTTCCACGTATATTACTTCATCTATACAAATCTGGAGTTAAACTCTCCACCGCTTCTAGAACTTGGGCTCCCGATGTAGCTTTAGATCTTCTTGCTATGTTCAAGATTTCACAGGGCCCTGACACCGCACCTATTGCTTTGATCGACTTCTTCTCTTCACTCCAATGGGGAGATAAACCCAAGATACATCATATCAGACAGGCAATCCGTGAAATATACGGAGCTAGTCAAGATACTGATTCGTCGTTAAGAGATCGCAATATCTATCTATTTGATGATGAACCAAGAAATAAAGATGTAGAGTATTACGGTGTCAGGTACATTCCAGTTAATGCCTCGAAGGGGACCACGTGGGCCTTATTCCgtaaatatattaaagaCTGCTAA